The following proteins are co-located in the Pleurocapsa minor HA4230-MV1 genome:
- the leuB gene encoding 3-isopropylmalate dehydrogenase, giving the protein MTKQHRITLLPGDGIGPEIISVAVEVLDAIASKHDMEFSFTKALIGGAAIDATGEPLPEETLTACRNSDAVLLAAIGGYKWDSLPRHQRPETGLLAMRSGLGLFANLRPATILPQLIDASSLKREVVAGVDIMVVRELTGGIYFGQPKGIFTTETGEARGVNTMAYSASEIDRIAQVGFETAQKRSGKLCSVDKANVLDVSQLWRDRVTAMAENYRNVELSHLYVDNAVMQLLRAPKQFDTIVTGNLFGDILSDAAAMLTGSIGMLPSASLGEAGTPGVYEPVHGSAPDIAGQDLANPLAQVLSAAMMLRYGLNEPDAATEIEMAVNRVLDQGYRTGDIMSPGMKAVGCQEMGQVLLKSLSNEQ; this is encoded by the coding sequence ATGACCAAACAGCACCGCATTACTTTACTTCCAGGGGATGGTATTGGCCCTGAAATTATTTCCGTAGCCGTAGAAGTATTAGATGCGATCGCTTCCAAACATGATATGGAGTTTAGCTTTACCAAAGCTTTGATTGGTGGTGCAGCGATCGATGCCACAGGCGAGCCTCTGCCAGAGGAGACTTTAACCGCTTGTCGTAATAGTGATGCAGTATTGCTGGCGGCAATTGGTGGTTATAAGTGGGACAGTCTACCCCGTCACCAACGTCCTGAAACGGGATTACTGGCAATGCGCTCAGGATTAGGACTGTTTGCCAATCTTAGACCAGCAACAATCTTACCCCAGTTAATCGATGCGTCCTCTCTCAAGCGAGAAGTAGTGGCAGGGGTGGATATTATGGTGGTGCGTGAGTTGACGGGTGGAATTTACTTTGGACAGCCCAAAGGGATATTTACTACGGAGACTGGTGAAGCAAGAGGCGTGAATACCATGGCATATAGCGCTAGTGAGATCGATCGCATTGCTCAAGTCGGTTTTGAAACCGCCCAAAAACGTAGCGGTAAACTATGTTCTGTAGATAAGGCTAACGTACTGGATGTTTCTCAACTATGGCGCGATCGCGTTACGGCAATGGCAGAAAATTATCGCAATGTAGAGTTAAGTCATCTTTATGTAGATAATGCAGTCATGCAACTGTTGCGCGCCCCAAAACAGTTTGATACGATCGTCACTGGCAATTTATTCGGTGATATTCTTTCTGATGCAGCAGCGATGCTCACGGGTAGCATTGGTATGTTACCTTCTGCCAGTTTAGGTGAGGCTGGTACGCCTGGCGTATATGAGCCTGTTCATGGATCTGCCCCTGATATCGCAGGTCAAGATCTAGCTAATCCTTTAGCGCAGGTATTAAGTGCAGCGATGATGTTACGGTACGGTTTAAATGAGCCTGATGCAGCGACGGAAATTGAAATGGCGGTCAATCGAGTTTTAGACCAGGGTTATCGTACGGGAGATATTATGTCCCCTGGAATGAAAGCTGTAGGGTGTCAAGAAATGGGACAAGTTTTACTCAAATCACTGAGCAATGAGCAGTGA
- a CDS encoding AI-2E family transporter: MNFSSFAGAIALIIAIYILWQIRFILLLTFASVALATAINYLVRYLMRLGIKKRGTSIVLSLTLLLLLLIGFTLLIIPPFIDQVQDSLYLLPQAVDQIAVWLTWLQERVPQQLVGEIQKLENVTRNLPNVMTQLFSNFYAVFSGSLGAAVNILLVVVVTLMLLVSPHPYLRLFLAFFPSFYRRRAAQIIKKCERALGGWTQGILFNMLVISLLSWLGLSILGVQLPLANALLAGLLTFIPNLGAVLSCIPPIILAVIDAPWKAVAVLILYVLIQQAESNVLTPLVMKQQVSLLPAVTLLAQATFAIFFGFIGLFLALPLTVVSQVWIEEILIKDILSNWGKKGDRPGAKQASTNPTKISKSSSPVVITSEIEGAS; the protein is encoded by the coding sequence GTGAATTTTAGTAGTTTCGCTGGCGCGATCGCGCTAATAATTGCCATTTATATTCTGTGGCAAATTCGCTTCATTTTACTGCTAACGTTTGCTTCGGTAGCTTTGGCAACGGCAATTAATTATTTAGTCAGATATTTAATGAGGTTGGGAATAAAGAAACGGGGTACATCAATTGTTCTCTCCTTAACTTTACTATTGTTATTGTTGATTGGCTTTACCTTGTTGATTATCCCTCCATTCATCGATCAGGTACAGGACTCTCTTTATTTATTACCCCAAGCTGTAGACCAAATTGCCGTCTGGTTGACATGGTTGCAGGAACGAGTTCCCCAACAGTTAGTCGGAGAAATCCAAAAACTAGAGAACGTTACTCGTAATTTACCAAACGTAATGACTCAGCTTTTTAGTAACTTCTATGCAGTTTTTTCTGGTTCTTTAGGTGCTGCTGTTAATATCCTACTGGTTGTAGTGGTTACACTTATGCTACTTGTCAGTCCTCATCCCTATTTACGGTTGTTTTTAGCTTTTTTTCCCTCTTTCTACCGTCGTCGCGCTGCTCAAATTATCAAAAAATGCGAACGAGCTTTGGGGGGTTGGACTCAAGGAATTTTATTCAATATGCTGGTGATCAGCCTTTTAAGCTGGTTGGGATTATCAATTTTGGGAGTGCAGCTTCCTCTAGCAAATGCTCTACTGGCTGGCTTATTAACTTTTATTCCCAATTTAGGAGCTGTTTTAAGCTGTATTCCACCCATAATTTTAGCTGTAATTGATGCGCCGTGGAAAGCAGTAGCAGTACTCATACTTTATGTTCTGATTCAACAGGCTGAAAGTAATGTTTTGACTCCCTTGGTGATGAAGCAACAAGTCTCTTTGTTACCAGCAGTAACTTTACTAGCTCAAGCTACTTTCGCCATCTTTTTTGGCTTTATTGGTCTGTTCTTAGCACTACCCCTAACTGTTGTCTCCCAGGTTTGGATTGAAGAAATTTTAATCAAAGATATCTTGAGCAATTGGGGCAAAAAAGGCGATCGCCCTGGAGCAAAACAAGCCAGCACCAATCCAACTAAAATCTCCAAATCGTCTTCGCCTGTAGTAATTACATCAGAGATTGAAGGAGCAAGTTAA
- a CDS encoding response regulator translates to MLYQKRSTSVPSVLAVDNNDDNLLLISYVLKALNFKCYAVSDSRRVLDLAVDKTPDLILLNIIMPNMSGFEVIGQLKSNLFTRNIPVIAVTGLTNLYHQALIRSAGFEDYICKPFLLEELEDKLTKYLSPCLI, encoded by the coding sequence ATGTTGTATCAAAAACGCTCAACAAGTGTTCCTTCTGTATTAGCTGTAGATAACAACGATGATAATTTACTTTTAATCAGCTATGTTTTAAAAGCGTTAAATTTTAAATGCTATGCAGTTAGTGACAGCAGAAGGGTTTTAGATTTAGCAGTAGATAAGACACCAGATCTTATTCTTTTAAACATAATTATGCCAAATATGTCTGGCTTTGAAGTAATAGGTCAACTTAAATCTAATTTATTTACTAGAAATATTCCAGTTATCGCTGTAACAGGATTAACCAATCTTTATCACCAAGCACTGATTAGAAGTGCTGGTTTTGAGGACTATATCTGTAAACCGTTTCTTCTTGAAGAGTTGGAAGACAAGCTAACTAAATATTTAAGTCCTTGTCTAATTTAA
- the dapB gene encoding 4-hydroxy-tetrahydrodipicolinate reductase: MTDKSPIPVVVNGALGQMGREVIKAVSQAEDMMLVGAIDLNLEYSGQDIGEIIGIGALEVPVLNDLQSVLVLATQEKVQGVMVDFTHPDSVYENTRSAIAYGVRPVVGTTGLSDKQLQDLAEFAEKASTGTLIIPNFSIGIVLLQQAALTASKYFDHVEIIELHHDRKADAPSGTAIKTAQMLAEMGKSFNPPKVESKETMAGARGATAESNIPIHSIRLPGLIAHQEVLFGSPGELYTLRHDTSDRSCYMPGVLLAIRKVTELSSLIYGLEKII, encoded by the coding sequence ATGACAGATAAATCACCAATTCCCGTAGTAGTTAATGGTGCGCTAGGTCAAATGGGTCGAGAAGTAATTAAAGCTGTATCCCAGGCGGAAGATATGATGTTGGTTGGGGCAATCGATCTCAATCTTGAATATTCAGGTCAAGACATTGGCGAAATCATTGGCATTGGTGCGTTAGAAGTGCCTGTGTTAAACGACTTACAAAGTGTTTTAGTTTTAGCGACGCAAGAAAAAGTGCAGGGAGTAATGGTAGATTTTACTCATCCTGATAGTGTGTATGAAAATACTCGTAGTGCGATCGCTTATGGAGTTCGACCCGTAGTTGGTACTACAGGCTTAAGTGATAAACAACTACAAGATTTAGCCGAATTTGCCGAAAAAGCCAGCACGGGAACGTTAATTATTCCTAATTTTTCCATTGGCATTGTTTTACTTCAACAAGCAGCTTTAACCGCCTCAAAATATTTCGACCACGTAGAAATTATTGAGCTACATCACGATCGCAAAGCGGATGCGCCTAGTGGGACAGCGATTAAAACGGCGCAAATGCTGGCAGAAATGGGTAAATCCTTTAATCCACCCAAGGTAGAGTCTAAAGAGACAATGGCAGGCGCTAGAGGTGCTACAGCAGAGAGTAATATTCCCATCCATAGTATTCGTTTGCCAGGATTAATCGCCCATCAAGAAGTGCTATTTGGTTCGCCTGGAGAACTTTATACATTACGTCATGATACTAGCGATCGCTCTTGCTATATGCCTGGAGTATTGCTGGCAATTCGTAAAGTAACTGAATTAAGCTCTCTTATTTATGGTCTAGAAAAAATAATTTAG
- a CDS encoding pentapeptide repeat-containing protein has protein sequence MIQNLEQHYKVLGLEPGASLEEVNQAYKDLVFIWHPDRVPQDNERLVKKSVAKIQQINEARDSLRSYHRQHKPAANKPAKSAAYSSNTSQSNRQAYQADNSSSKNPYSDRYSTYRAPYSDSRNRQQTYSRPHYEQTKSYEQPRHWNYREYYSAPNNPEQSSSKDGYRDFRETTKSSPSSRPAESNPQRPYYKDLRGADLSRSNFKERDFSGRDLSQANLSYADLSDSFLHKIILEEANLQGANLKGANLLQANLRNADLRDANLIGADLSGSDLSGANLSGAKVGFNNKIMVKITAVKLTGATLPDGSIHP, from the coding sequence GTGATTCAAAACCTAGAACAACACTATAAAGTATTGGGACTAGAGCCAGGTGCATCTCTGGAAGAAGTTAACCAAGCATACAAAGATTTGGTGTTTATTTGGCATCCCGATCGCGTTCCCCAAGACAATGAACGACTAGTCAAAAAATCTGTCGCCAAAATTCAGCAGATTAATGAGGCGCGGGATTCTTTACGTTCGTATCATCGTCAACATAAGCCAGCAGCTAACAAACCAGCCAAATCAGCTGCCTATTCTAGCAACACGAGTCAAAGTAATCGTCAAGCTTATCAAGCAGATAATTCTAGTAGTAAAAATCCTTATAGCGATCGCTATTCCACCTATCGCGCACCCTATAGCGATAGTAGAAATCGTCAACAAACCTATTCTCGGCCTCATTACGAACAAACCAAAAGTTACGAACAGCCACGTCATTGGAACTACCGAGAGTATTATTCTGCGCCAAATAACCCTGAACAAAGTTCATCAAAAGATGGCTATCGGGATTTTCGGGAAACTACGAAAAGTTCTCCTTCCAGTCGTCCAGCCGAAAGTAATCCTCAAAGACCATATTACAAAGACCTTCGGGGTGCAGATCTAAGCAGATCGAACTTTAAAGAAAGAGATTTTTCTGGTCGAGATTTATCCCAGGCTAATCTTTCCTACGCTGATTTAAGCGATTCTTTCTTACATAAAATTATTCTCGAAGAAGCTAATCTTCAGGGTGCAAACCTCAAAGGTGCTAATCTGCTTCAGGCAAACTTACGTAATGCCGATTTAAGAGATGCTAATCTAATTGGCGCAGATCTTAGCGGTTCAGATCTAAGCGGGGCAAATCTTAGTGGGGCAAAAGTAGGCTTTAATAACAAAATTATGGTGAAGATAACTGCCGTTAAATTGACGGGTGCAACTCTACCTGACGGTTCAATTCATCCTTAA
- a CDS encoding TMEM165/GDT1 family protein — protein sequence MDWQLIGISFVTVFLAEIGDKSQLAAIALGGSSNNPRAVFIGSTVALILASLLGVLAGGTVAQFLPEKLLKSLAAIGFATMALRILWTKDAV from the coding sequence ATAGACTGGCAACTAATTGGCATCAGCTTTGTTACCGTATTCCTAGCCGAGATTGGTGATAAAAGCCAGCTTGCAGCGATCGCCCTCGGAGGCAGTTCTAATAATCCCCGTGCCGTATTTATTGGTTCGACAGTCGCCTTGATTTTGGCTAGTTTGCTTGGCGTTTTAGCTGGTGGTACAGTGGCACAGTTTTTACCTGAAAAATTATTAAAATCTTTAGCAGCGATCGGTTTTGCAACTATGGCATTGCGAATTTTGTGGACAAAAGATGCCGTGTAG
- a CDS encoding TMEM165/GDT1 family protein, producing the protein MKTGDRKSLEPITPPSSIVQINDVKPKQPSNFWLVFSSTFITIFLAEIGDKTQLVTLLMSAESQAPWTVFIGSALALITTSLIGVFIGYWLSKKLTPETLDLSVAILLLLITAWLIGDIINL; encoded by the coding sequence ATGAAAACAGGCGATCGCAAATCCCTAGAACCAATTACTCCACCATCTTCTATTGTTCAAATAAATGATGTTAAACCAAAACAGCCAAGCAATTTTTGGTTAGTTTTTAGTTCGACATTCATTACGATCTTTCTGGCGGAGATAGGAGATAAAACGCAGTTAGTTACTCTTTTGATGAGTGCAGAGTCTCAAGCACCCTGGACTGTGTTTATTGGTTCGGCATTGGCTTTAATTACCACTAGTCTGATTGGAGTTTTTATCGGTTACTGGCTATCAAAAAAACTAACCCCTGAAACCTTAGATTTATCCGTCGCTATTCTGCTACTGTTGATTACTGCCTGGTTGATTGGTGACATAATTAACCTTTAA
- a CDS encoding class A beta-lactamase-related serine hydrolase has product MPFFRQDERLAKITQQILQTTREKFPTLKRDKIALTWIVYEEPVIVNTGGALSVNEFWQYQVKGFSYRGVERIYPASIVKLFYLVAIHEWLQGGMISESLELNRAIRDAIVTSSNDATSLLVDVLTGTTSGPELPSNPFETWQKQRNIINRYFASLGWSELESINVNQKTWCDGAYGRERAFLGELMENRNMLTTDGVARLLHSIIGGVAISSERSQKMMQLLKRSLNPAEFVDSDGENQITGFIGEALPPNARIWSKAGWTSQVRHDAAYVEIPGVSPYLLTIFTEGKDNAQNKSILPFISRLVVESVISNQ; this is encoded by the coding sequence ATGCCTTTTTTCCGCCAAGACGAAAGACTAGCCAAAATTACCCAACAAATTCTGCAAACTACTAGAGAAAAATTTCCGACCCTTAAGAGAGATAAAATTGCTCTAACCTGGATTGTGTATGAAGAACCTGTGATTGTAAATACGGGAGGAGCTTTATCTGTTAACGAGTTTTGGCAATATCAGGTCAAAGGATTTAGCTACCGAGGAGTAGAAAGAATTTATCCCGCCAGCATCGTCAAACTATTTTACTTAGTGGCAATACATGAATGGCTACAGGGAGGAATGATTAGTGAGTCTTTAGAACTCAACCGCGCAATTCGTGATGCTATTGTCACATCGAGCAATGATGCTACTAGTCTACTAGTAGATGTCTTAACAGGGACTACTAGTGGGCCAGAATTACCCTCCAATCCCTTTGAAACTTGGCAGAAGCAACGCAATATTATCAATCGTTATTTTGCCTCATTAGGATGGTCGGAATTAGAAAGTATCAACGTCAACCAAAAAACCTGGTGTGACGGTGCTTATGGTAGAGAAAGAGCATTCTTAGGAGAACTAATGGAAAACCGTAATATGCTGACTACAGATGGAGTTGCCAGACTATTACACAGTATTATTGGTGGAGTTGCCATATCTTCAGAGCGATCGCAAAAGATGATGCAGTTACTCAAGCGTAGTCTTAATCCAGCGGAATTTGTTGACAGTGACGGCGAGAACCAAATTACAGGATTTATTGGCGAAGCTTTACCCCCTAATGCTCGGATTTGGTCAAAAGCTGGTTGGACGAGTCAGGTTCGCCATGATGCTGCTTATGTAGAAATACCAGGAGTTTCACCTTACCTACTAACCATATTTACTGAGGGTAAAGATAATGCTCAAAACAAATCAATTTTACCCTTCATTTCTCGGCTAGTTGTTGAATCAGTAATCAGTAATCAGTAA
- the cydB gene encoding cytochrome d ubiquinol oxidase subunit II has product MEALDNFLPQVWFAILALFLFLYVMLDGFDLGVGILSITASSEERRSILMTSLGNVWDANETWLVLMGGALFGAFPLAYGTILQALYIPIMIMIFGLIFRAVAFEFREHSNTKFLWNVAFGGGSFLAALGQGFALGGILQGINVDSAGHFIGGTWDWFGLRSLLVALTLIQGYVLIGSTYLILKTEGELQTTHNLTAKISAVTTFIGAVYLTVTTPIFSVSAREKLFDAPLVYIFALIPLLGALLIFLLLKSLFSNQENRPFVWTLLLFLLSFIGLGLVIFPYIIPTQITIYQAAASPSSLVFMVVFIGFLIPIMLAYNIYNYIVFKGKVITEEY; this is encoded by the coding sequence ATGGAAGCTTTAGATAATTTTCTCCCTCAAGTCTGGTTTGCAATCTTGGCATTGTTTTTATTTCTCTACGTGATGTTAGATGGCTTCGATCTGGGGGTAGGAATACTTTCAATTACAGCCTCCAGCGAAGAACGTCGCAGCATATTGATGACTAGCTTAGGAAATGTTTGGGATGCTAATGAAACTTGGCTAGTTTTGATGGGAGGAGCATTATTTGGCGCTTTTCCTCTAGCCTACGGCACAATTCTCCAAGCTTTGTATATCCCGATCATGATTATGATCTTTGGTTTGATCTTTCGCGCGGTGGCATTTGAGTTTCGGGAACATTCTAATACGAAGTTCCTTTGGAATGTAGCATTTGGTGGCGGTAGTTTCCTCGCTGCATTAGGACAAGGATTTGCCTTGGGAGGCATTTTACAGGGAATTAATGTTGATAGTGCTGGTCATTTCATTGGTGGAACATGGGATTGGTTTGGTTTGCGATCGCTTTTAGTCGCTTTAACTTTAATTCAAGGTTATGTTTTAATTGGTTCAACCTATTTGATTTTAAAAACTGAGGGAGAGCTACAAACTACCCATAATTTAACTGCTAAAATTTCAGCGGTCACAACTTTCATCGGTGCAGTATATCTAACGGTAACAACTCCTATCTTCTCTGTAAGTGCAAGAGAGAAGCTATTTGATGCTCCTTTAGTTTACATCTTTGCTCTAATTCCTCTCTTGGGTGCTTTGTTGATTTTTCTACTACTTAAAAGCCTTTTTTCCAACCAAGAAAATCGACCTTTTGTCTGGACTCTACTCTTATTTTTGTTATCTTTTATTGGCTTAGGATTAGTTATCTTTCCTTATATTATTCCTACCCAAATCACTATCTACCAAGCTGCTGCCAGCCCTAGTTCTTTAGTTTTCATGGTTGTCTTTATTGGTTTTCTAATTCCCATTATGCTGGCTTATAACATTTATAACTATATTGTTTTCAAGGGTAAAGTTATTACTGAAGAATATTAG
- a CDS encoding AAA family ATPase, whose protein sequence is MITLPGVAIHSKIYESSASLVYRGIREQGNRAVVAKVLKQDYPCVGELTRYRQEYEITHSLNIDGVVKAYSQQDYQCTLVILLEDFGGESLERLQQQRSDIILKLMAKNAEDRYQSAWGIKADLERCARQPEEIGQIEQIQLSLQDVSEQFQIPQKLYGREAEIEALLVAFDRIAERENKDNSQQFSVEMMLVSGYAGIGKSALVQELYKPITAKRGYFVWGKFDQFERNIPYSAIASALQKLVQQLLGEPDEQLQQWRSRLLTALGSNGQIIINVIPEVELIIGKQPPVSEVGATEAQNRFNLVFQNFVRVFCSKEHPLVIFLDDLQWIDSATLRLIELILLDEQIQYLFLIGAYRDNEVTPTHPLILTLEKLQKQGAIIQEITLAPLTPEPLKQLIAETLHRNIDTVRSLPKLVLRKTEGNPFFVNEFLRMLYSENLLTFDAKQLNWQWDIAQIEA, encoded by the coding sequence ATGATTACCCTACCTGGAGTTGCCATTCACAGTAAAATCTATGAAAGCTCGGCTTCTCTGGTGTATCGGGGTATTAGAGAGCAGGGTAATCGTGCAGTTGTCGCTAAGGTTCTTAAGCAAGATTATCCCTGTGTTGGCGAATTAACTCGCTACAGACAGGAATATGAAATTACTCATTCTCTCAACATCGATGGCGTAGTTAAAGCATACAGCCAGCAGGACTATCAGTGCACGCTCGTCATCCTTCTAGAAGACTTTGGTGGGGAGTCTTTAGAACGCTTACAGCAGCAGAGATCGGACATAATTTTGAAACTGATGGCGAAAAATGCCGAAGATCGCTATCAAAGTGCCTGGGGCATCAAAGCAGATTTAGAACGCTGCGCGAGGCAACCAGAAGAGATTGGTCAAATTGAGCAAATTCAATTAAGTCTTCAAGATGTTTCCGAACAGTTTCAAATTCCTCAAAAACTGTATGGACGAGAAGCAGAGATCGAAGCATTATTAGTGGCGTTTGACAGAATAGCCGAGAGGGAAAATAAAGACAATTCCCAACAATTCAGCGTCGAAATGATGCTGGTTTCTGGTTACGCTGGCATTGGCAAATCAGCATTGGTGCAGGAACTCTACAAACCTATCACGGCAAAGCGGGGCTATTTTGTCTGGGGTAAGTTTGACCAATTCGAGCGCAATATCCCCTACAGCGCGATCGCGTCTGCCCTCCAAAAATTGGTACAACAACTACTTGGTGAACCTGATGAGCAGTTGCAACAGTGGCGATCGCGTCTACTTACTGCTCTAGGAAGTAACGGACAAATCATCATTAATGTTATTCCTGAAGTTGAGTTAATTATTGGCAAGCAGCCACCCGTATCAGAAGTTGGAGCAACGGAAGCACAGAATCGCTTCAATTTAGTCTTTCAAAATTTTGTGCGGGTGTTTTGCTCAAAAGAACATCCCTTGGTAATCTTCTTAGACGATTTACAGTGGATTGACTCCGCAACGCTAAGGTTAATCGAGTTAATATTACTCGACGAGCAAATCCAATATCTATTTTTGATTGGAGCTTATCGAGATAATGAAGTGACTCCAACACATCCACTAATATTGACGCTGGAGAAACTGCAAAAACAAGGGGCAATAATTCAGGAGATTACCTTAGCACCCTTAACGCCCGAACCTTTAAAACAATTGATTGCTGAGACGCTACATCGCAATATTGACACCGTGCGTTCCCTACCCAAATTAGTGTTACGTAAAACCGAGGGTAATCCTTTCTTTGTCAATGAATTTTTACGAATGCTGTATAGCGAAAATCTGTTGACATTTGATGCAAAACAGTTGAACTGGCAGTGGGATATTGCCCAGATTGAAGCCTAA
- a CDS encoding PAS domain-containing protein has translation MLKWNDELQNFEVQLRKQDGTLFWGLYSSRLNAADGCMEGVIADISEQQAALRERKRAEEALQASETELRALIAAIPDPLSVLTAQGQIIEAIAVVPDLRCLPIEEMIGKTLHQIFAKEQADEFLGYIQRMLRTQQMLTVEYSMFLNGRETWFSARIAPIRHEQVIWLARDITARKRAEEASILEERNRMAREIHDTLAQAFTGILIQVGAATQVLDDSEATQAHLDTIEELARTGLTEARRSVTALRPQLLEDGDLSTALDRLVNQMRPATDTALIYTVRGIAYPLPAEVENHLLRIGQEALTNAIKYANASKIWIELGYEDAGCSLRVKDDGQGFGVGGVPPIGGFGLLGMSERAERIGAQLSIRSQPGQGTEIIVIVNP, from the coding sequence TTGTTGAAGTGGAATGATGAACTACAAAACTTTGAAGTACAGCTCCGCAAACAAGATGGCACATTGTTTTGGGGACTTTACTCCTCTCGTTTGAATGCAGCCGATGGATGTATGGAAGGTGTGATTGCAGATATTAGCGAACAGCAAGCTGCGCTACGCGAACGCAAGCGGGCAGAAGAAGCTCTACAAGCCTCAGAGACAGAGCTACGGGCTTTAATTGCAGCCATTCCCGATCCGTTATCTGTACTGACTGCCCAAGGGCAAATCATCGAAGCGATCGCCGTGGTACCAGATCTGCGATGTCTCCCCATTGAAGAAATGATTGGTAAAACACTGCATCAAATTTTTGCCAAAGAACAAGCCGATGAATTTCTAGGCTATATTCAGCGGATGCTTAGAACCCAACAAATGCTCACAGTCGAATATAGTATGTTTTTGAATGGGCGAGAAACCTGGTTTTCGGCTCGCATTGCACCAATTCGGCACGAGCAGGTGATTTGGCTGGCGCGAGATATTACGGCTCGCAAGCGTGCAGAAGAAGCCTCAATTCTGGAAGAACGCAACCGCATGGCACGGGAAATTCACGATACTCTAGCCCAAGCATTTACAGGTATTCTCATCCAGGTCGGTGCGGCAACTCAAGTACTAGATGATTCAGAAGCTACCCAAGCGCATTTAGACACGATCGAAGAATTAGCCCGTACAGGACTCACTGAGGCGCGTCGCTCTGTAACAGCACTTCGTCCTCAGTTATTAGAGGATGGCGATTTATCGACTGCTTTAGATCGCTTGGTAAACCAGATGAGACCCGCGACCGATACTGCTCTGATTTATACAGTTCGGGGTATAGCCTATCCCTTACCCGCCGAGGTAGAAAATCACTTACTGCGGATCGGACAAGAAGCACTGACCAATGCGATTAAATATGCAAATGCTAGCAAAATTTGGATTGAGTTGGGATATGAAGATGCAGGGTGTAGCTTGCGTGTAAAAGACGACGGACAGGGTTTTGGAGTTGGCGGCGTTCCACCTATAGGCGGATTTGGATTGTTGGGCATGAGTGAACGAGCAGAGCGAATTGGAGCGCAATTGTCAATTAGAAGCCAACCTGGGCAGGGAACAGAAATCATTGTCATTGTCAACCCTTGA
- a CDS encoding response regulator transcription factor encodes MSDQSTTIRVLIADDHSIVRQGLATIINRDPEMTAIAQAEDGQQAIAHFREYQPDVTLMDLRMPQVGGVEAITAICAEFKSARIIVLTTYDGDEDIYSGLHAGAQGYLLKDAKPNELLQAIRTVARGQQYIPPEVGAKLVQRLSNPELSERELEVLGLMAQGMSNQEIAAALTIAESTVKSHVNRILSKLDVSDRTQAVIVAVKRGIVNL; translated from the coding sequence ATGAGCGACCAATCGACTACAATTCGGGTTTTGATCGCTGACGATCATTCTATTGTCAGACAAGGATTGGCAACCATTATTAACCGCGATCCAGAAATGACGGCGATCGCTCAAGCAGAAGATGGGCAGCAGGCGATCGCTCACTTTCGCGAATACCAGCCAGATGTTACGCTGATGGATTTGCGAATGCCACAAGTCGGAGGAGTTGAAGCTATTACGGCAATTTGCGCTGAATTTAAATCTGCTCGAATTATCGTGCTAACTACCTACGATGGTGATGAAGATATCTATAGCGGTTTGCACGCAGGCGCTCAGGGCTATCTGCTCAAGGATGCTAAACCCAACGAGCTGCTTCAAGCAATTCGCACAGTTGCTCGCGGTCAGCAGTATATTCCGCCAGAAGTGGGGGCAAAACTGGTGCAGCGCCTTAGTAATCCAGAACTGAGCGAACGAGAGCTAGAGGTACTTGGTCTAATGGCGCAAGGGATGAGCAATCAAGAAATTGCAGCAGCCTTAACTATTGCTGAAAGCACGGTAAAATCTCACGTGAATCGCATTTTAAGTAAATTAGATGTAAGCGATCGCACTCAAGCTGTGATTGTGGCGGTTAAACGGGGAATTGTTAATTTGTAA